From a region of the Xanthomonas rydalmerensis genome:
- a CDS encoding cellulose synthase subunit BcsC-related outer membrane protein, producing MLRMNLKPLYLAGMIDLCLLAGSAHAQNADATQQLVSQGNYWHDQGRDDLAADAWRKLLRVDPNQPDALLGLAQIDLAQGRQTDARKRLAQLQKAHPQAPQTQRLAMSIGGTGDNVDLRNARRAAAAGRYVDAVRAYQAMFDGKGPPDALALEYYQALAGTPQGWEGARDGLRRLAAAQPDNTAAALALAQVQTYREPSRREGIAQLAALSKRADVAGPARAGWRQALLWLNAGPADAPLYQAFLAANPNDAEIARKAAQLQERRAQGGDPAGEQLGEGFKALNAGNLALAEQRFAQVLRARPRDAEALGGLGSVRLRQQRFGEAQELLRPAAAANGKWRSALDSARYWLQLQQAQAARARGDNDAALRLAQQAVKLKPEEAAGYALLGDLQSASDAAAAEKSYREALRLHADDAGALQGLIALYSRQGRATEANALFARLSPAQRQQAGGETALKANLQRARAQQALEAGDTVTAQSELETAMVDNPGDPWVRLDLARLYQQAGRPDQARSVMDGLLAVHGDMPEALYANALLAQERGDWASAYASLERIPASARTAEMSALRNTAWVEQQAAKARLLQQQGRGGEAQLLLGRTEAALGDALEQPALLAAMAGAYADIGSNTRALTLAQRLVGQNPSTESRLQYAGVLLRAHQDAELAATLRQLRDTEMSAEQQRRYQALRSGYVLRQVDALRELGNLEAAYDALAPLLAQQNQDPQAVAALARLYAAAGDQRQALVLYQQQLQQSPNDLDTLIAAANTAAALRDLHSAEDYLQRALAQAPDSPQVLAAAGRVYRSAGKNRKAESYFRAALAAQAHESGQYDNGLPAANGPASYAAAGRPLNPFAGMNGRMPRSAAVVSDSLGGGVPAPAYAASALPASAPVAAGDDLPPPASASASAVGVALAALPVPGQRSSTARTAPRALPDDGLLADTPRASLRQPAAPATSAGGASVLDELREVQAENSDSVATGASYRARDGEAGLGRLRDLEVPLHGEFAVGEGKLQVDVTPTLLDAGTLGTGYATASRFGAGPAAAMGDALAADRTPIDSLVGSDLYQLLLTEGNSNATRNALRTYAVNTGLYNKLFNDTDPTLTNAQREAAALQALYAEPLSAFLLGNTAADTAIGTLASAILGDASRSADLSAADIARFRNLAANPTAATLTPAGFSQALYTMAANGNGARRMDQDARGVGMAVTYKNGGFSADLGSTPVGFPERRIVGGVGYRGQAGDTLTYSGEVFRRAVSDSLLSFGGVDDGRAGLGWGGVTSNGLRLSATLDNGLLGGYASVGADRLVGRNVASNDHRQVDLGVYVHALDTENQSLTAGLNLTAMQYDKNLGGYTYGQGGYFSPQDYVDLGFPVHWSGRTAGRTVNWSVDASVGVQHFRSDDSPYFPTSAQMQQAAYDAASLAALLGLTDRYVAPVYAGQSKTGMSYNIAGAAEWQIAPQLFLGGRLLFNNARDYTQFSTNIYVRFVLDRLGAGLGRRPQVLASPYVPE from the coding sequence ATGCTCCGCATGAACCTCAAACCCCTGTACCTGGCCGGCATGATCGACCTGTGCCTGCTCGCCGGCAGCGCCCACGCGCAGAACGCCGACGCCACCCAGCAACTGGTCAGCCAGGGCAACTACTGGCACGACCAGGGCCGCGACGACCTCGCCGCCGACGCCTGGCGCAAGTTGCTGCGGGTCGACCCGAACCAGCCCGACGCGCTGCTCGGCCTGGCCCAGATCGATCTGGCGCAAGGCCGCCAGACCGACGCGCGCAAGCGCCTGGCGCAATTGCAGAAGGCGCATCCGCAGGCGCCGCAGACCCAGCGCCTGGCGATGTCGATCGGCGGCACCGGCGACAACGTCGACCTGCGCAACGCGCGCCGCGCCGCCGCCGCCGGCCGCTACGTGGACGCGGTGCGCGCCTACCAGGCGATGTTCGATGGCAAGGGTCCGCCGGACGCGCTGGCGCTGGAGTACTACCAGGCGCTGGCCGGCACGCCGCAGGGCTGGGAAGGCGCGCGCGATGGCCTGCGCCGCCTGGCCGCCGCGCAGCCGGACAACACCGCCGCGGCGCTGGCGCTGGCGCAGGTGCAGACCTACCGCGAACCGTCGCGGCGCGAGGGCATCGCCCAGCTCGCCGCGCTGAGCAAACGCGCCGATGTCGCCGGCCCGGCGCGCGCCGGCTGGCGTCAGGCCCTGCTGTGGCTCAATGCCGGCCCTGCCGATGCGCCGCTGTACCAGGCGTTCCTGGCCGCCAATCCGAACGATGCCGAGATCGCCAGGAAGGCCGCGCAACTGCAGGAGCGCCGCGCGCAAGGCGGCGATCCAGCCGGCGAACAGCTGGGCGAGGGCTTCAAGGCGCTCAACGCCGGCAACCTGGCCCTGGCCGAACAGCGCTTCGCGCAGGTGCTGCGCGCGCGTCCGCGCGACGCCGAGGCACTCGGCGGCCTGGGCTCGGTGCGGCTGCGCCAGCAGCGCTTCGGCGAAGCGCAGGAGCTGCTGCGCCCGGCCGCGGCCGCCAACGGCAAGTGGCGCAGCGCGCTGGACAGCGCGCGCTACTGGCTGCAGTTGCAGCAGGCACAGGCCGCGCGTGCGCGCGGCGACAACGACGCGGCGCTGCGCCTGGCCCAGCAGGCGGTCAAGCTCAAGCCCGAGGAGGCCGCCGGCTACGCGCTGCTGGGCGACCTGCAGTCGGCCAGCGATGCCGCCGCGGCCGAAAAGAGCTACCGCGAGGCGCTGCGCCTGCATGCCGACGATGCCGGCGCACTGCAGGGCCTGATCGCCCTGTACAGCCGTCAGGGCCGTGCCACCGAGGCCAATGCGCTGTTCGCCAGGCTCAGCCCGGCGCAGCGCCAGCAGGCCGGCGGCGAGACCGCACTGAAAGCCAACCTGCAGCGCGCCCGCGCGCAGCAGGCGCTGGAGGCCGGCGATACCGTCACCGCGCAGAGCGAGCTGGAGACGGCGATGGTCGACAACCCTGGCGATCCGTGGGTGCGCCTGGACCTGGCGCGTCTGTACCAGCAGGCCGGGCGTCCGGACCAGGCGCGCAGCGTCATGGACGGCCTGCTCGCGGTGCATGGCGACATGCCCGAGGCGCTGTACGCCAACGCGCTGCTGGCGCAGGAACGCGGCGACTGGGCCAGCGCCTACGCCAGCCTGGAGCGCATCCCGGCCAGTGCGCGCACCGCCGAGATGAGCGCGCTGCGCAACACCGCCTGGGTCGAACAACAGGCGGCCAAGGCGCGCCTGCTGCAACAACAGGGCCGCGGCGGCGAAGCGCAGTTGCTGCTGGGCCGCACCGAGGCCGCGCTGGGCGACGCGCTGGAGCAGCCGGCATTGCTGGCGGCGATGGCCGGCGCCTATGCCGATATCGGCAGCAACACGCGCGCGCTGACCCTGGCGCAGCGCTTGGTCGGACAGAATCCCTCCACCGAATCGCGCCTGCAGTACGCCGGCGTGCTGCTGCGCGCGCATCAGGACGCGGAGCTGGCGGCGACCCTGCGCCAACTGCGCGACACCGAGATGAGCGCCGAGCAGCAGCGCCGCTACCAGGCGCTGCGCAGCGGCTACGTGTTGCGCCAGGTCGATGCCCTGCGCGAACTCGGCAACCTCGAAGCCGCCTACGACGCGCTCGCGCCGCTGCTGGCGCAGCAGAACCAGGACCCGCAGGCAGTGGCCGCGCTGGCGCGGCTGTACGCCGCCGCCGGCGACCAGCGCCAGGCGTTGGTGCTGTACCAGCAGCAACTGCAGCAGTCGCCCAACGACCTGGACACGCTGATCGCCGCGGCCAACACCGCCGCCGCACTGCGCGACCTGCACAGCGCCGAGGACTACCTGCAGCGCGCGCTGGCGCAGGCGCCGGATTCGCCGCAGGTGCTCGCCGCCGCCGGTCGCGTGTATCGCAGCGCCGGCAAGAACCGCAAGGCCGAGAGCTATTTCCGCGCCGCGCTGGCGGCGCAGGCGCACGAATCGGGTCAGTACGACAACGGCCTGCCGGCCGCCAACGGTCCGGCGTCGTACGCCGCGGCCGGGCGCCCGCTCAATCCGTTCGCTGGCATGAACGGGCGCATGCCGCGCAGCGCCGCTGTGGTGTCCGACAGCCTCGGCGGCGGCGTGCCGGCCCCGGCCTACGCGGCCTCCGCGTTGCCGGCGTCTGCGCCCGTGGCCGCCGGCGACGACCTGCCGCCGCCGGCCAGCGCCAGCGCCAGCGCCGTGGGCGTGGCCCTGGCCGCGCTGCCGGTGCCGGGCCAGCGCAGCAGCACAGCCCGCACCGCGCCGCGCGCGCTGCCCGATGATGGATTGCTGGCCGACACGCCGCGTGCGTCCCTGCGCCAGCCGGCGGCACCGGCCACCTCCGCGGGCGGTGCCAGCGTGCTCGACGAACTGCGCGAAGTGCAGGCCGAGAACAGCGACAGCGTCGCCACCGGCGCCAGCTACCGCGCCCGCGACGGCGAAGCCGGCCTGGGCCGCCTGCGCGATCTGGAAGTGCCGCTGCATGGCGAGTTCGCGGTGGGCGAGGGCAAGCTGCAGGTCGACGTCACCCCGACCCTGCTCGATGCCGGCACGCTCGGTACCGGCTACGCCACCGCCAGCCGTTTCGGTGCCGGCCCGGCCGCGGCGATGGGCGATGCGCTGGCCGCCGACCGCACCCCGATCGACAGCCTGGTCGGCAGCGACCTGTACCAACTGCTGCTCACCGAGGGCAACAGCAACGCCACCCGCAACGCGCTGCGCACCTACGCGGTCAACACCGGGCTGTACAACAAGCTGTTCAACGACACCGACCCGACGCTGACCAACGCGCAGCGCGAGGCGGCGGCGCTGCAGGCGCTGTACGCCGAGCCGCTGTCGGCCTTCCTGCTCGGCAATACCGCCGCCGACACCGCGATCGGCACGCTGGCCAGCGCCATCCTCGGCGACGCCTCGCGCAGCGCCGACCTCAGCGCCGCCGACATCGCCCGCTTCCGCAACCTGGCGGCCAACCCCACCGCCGCGACGCTGACCCCGGCCGGCTTCAGCCAGGCGCTGTACACCATGGCCGCCAACGGCAACGGCGCGCGGCGCATGGACCAGGACGCGCGCGGCGTCGGCATGGCGGTGACCTACAAGAACGGCGGTTTCAGCGCCGACCTCGGCAGCACCCCGGTCGGCTTCCCCGAGCGGCGCATCGTCGGCGGCGTCGGTTACCGCGGCCAGGCTGGCGACACCCTGACCTATTCGGGCGAGGTGTTCCGCCGCGCGGTCAGCGACAGCCTGCTGTCCTTCGGCGGCGTCGACGACGGCCGCGCCGGGCTCGGCTGGGGCGGTGTGACCAGCAACGGCCTGCGCCTGTCGGCCACCCTAGACAACGGCCTGCTCGGCGGTTACGCCAGCGTCGGTGCCGACCGCCTGGTCGGCCGCAACGTCGCCAGCAACGATCACCGCCAGGTCGACCTGGGCGTGTACGTGCACGCGCTGGACACCGAGAACCAGTCGCTGACCGCCGGCCTCAACCTGACCGCGATGCAGTACGACAAGAACCTGGGCGGCTACACGTATGGCCAGGGCGGCTACTTCAGCCCGCAGGACTACGTGGACCTGGGCTTCCCTGTGCACTGGAGCGGGCGAACGGCCGGGCGCACGGTCAACTGGAGCGTGGACGCCAGCGTCGGCGTGCAGCACTTCCGCAGCGACGACAGCCCGTACTTCCCGACCAGCGCGCAGATGCAGCAGGCCGCCTACGACGCCGCCTCGCTGGCCGCGCTGCTGGGCTTGACCGACCGCTACGTCGCGCCGGTCT
- the bcsZ gene encoding cellulose synthase complex periplasmic endoglucanase BcsZ translates to MNGHTGQRRRLLGGLLAAGAATLLPPARAALTVAPACAPWREWTAFVAKHIDASGRVIDFQHADQRSTSEGQSYALFFALVANDQVLFERVLGWTRHNLCGGRPQQVLPAWLWGRASDGSWRVLDGNSASDADLWIAYVLLEAGRLWQRPGYTQAGLQMLALVRRTELVELPGFGGMLLPAAKGFATPQRWTLNPSYLPLQLLRRFAAVDPKGPWAGLATRSARLLRDSAPVGFAPDWIAWDGRAFGVDPDKGAIGSYDAIRVYLWAGMLDAADPLRKALLDDLSGPLQQLRAQGRLDEKIDTRQGVGSGQAPPGFAAALLPYLSALREPALLKAQAQRIPAPGDAAAARLPYYDRVLILFGRAWLDNRYRFSADGALQPAWRTQCSA, encoded by the coding sequence GTGAACGGACACACCGGCCAACGCCGGCGCCTGCTCGGCGGCCTGCTCGCTGCCGGCGCGGCGACGCTGCTGCCGCCGGCGCGCGCCGCGCTCACGGTGGCGCCGGCCTGCGCGCCGTGGCGCGAGTGGACCGCGTTCGTCGCCAAGCACATCGATGCCAGCGGGCGGGTGATCGATTTCCAGCACGCCGACCAGCGCAGCACCTCCGAGGGCCAGTCCTACGCGCTGTTCTTCGCGCTGGTGGCCAACGACCAGGTGCTGTTCGAGCGCGTGCTCGGCTGGACCCGGCACAACCTGTGCGGCGGACGCCCGCAGCAGGTGCTGCCGGCCTGGCTGTGGGGCCGCGCCAGCGACGGCAGTTGGCGCGTGCTCGACGGTAACAGCGCCAGCGACGCCGACCTGTGGATCGCCTACGTGCTGCTCGAGGCCGGGCGCCTGTGGCAACGGCCCGGCTACACCCAGGCCGGCCTGCAGATGCTGGCGCTGGTGCGGCGCACCGAGCTGGTCGAACTGCCCGGGTTCGGCGGCATGCTGCTGCCGGCGGCCAAGGGCTTCGCCACGCCGCAGCGCTGGACGCTCAATCCCAGCTACCTGCCGCTGCAATTGCTGCGGCGTTTCGCCGCGGTCGATCCGAAGGGGCCGTGGGCCGGTCTGGCCACGCGCAGCGCGCGCCTGCTGCGCGACAGCGCGCCGGTCGGCTTCGCGCCGGACTGGATCGCCTGGGACGGCCGCGCCTTCGGCGTCGATCCGGACAAGGGTGCGATCGGCAGCTACGACGCGATCCGCGTGTACCTGTGGGCCGGCATGCTCGATGCCGCCGATCCGCTGCGCAAGGCGCTGCTCGACGATCTGTCCGGCCCGCTGCAGCAATTGCGCGCGCAGGGCCGCCTCGACGAGAAGATCGATACCCGCCAGGGCGTCGGCAGCGGCCAGGCCCCGCCCGGCTTCGCCGCAGCGCTGCTGCCGTATTTGAGCGCGCTGCGCGAACCGGCGCTGCTCAAGGCGCAGGCGCAACGCATTCCCGCGCCCGGCGATGCCGCCGCGGCCCGGCTTCCCTACTACGACCGGGTGCTGATCCTGTTCGGACGCGCCTGGCTCGACAACCGCTACCGCTTTTCCGCAGACGGCGCGCTGCAGCCCGCCTGGAGAACCCAATGCTCCGCATGA